The sequence CCATGGTTTATGGCGAAGGACCGAAATTTTCGGACGCATTGCAGGCGATCACAGCTTCGTACCAGAATTCCGTGTATGATGAATTCATTGAGCCTTGCGTTATCGTGGACAGTGAAGACAAGCCGTTAACAACTATTGAAAGCGGCGATTCCGTCGTATTCCTGAACTTCCGCCCGGACCGTGCCATTCAGCTGTCCCAGGTGTTCACGAACGCCGATTTCCGCGGCTTTGATCGCGGACCGCTGTTCCCGAAGGATCTTTATTTCGTCTGCCTGACCACATTCAGTGAAACGGTTCAGGGCTATGTGGCCTACGGACCGAAGAATCTGGATAACACGCTTGGCGAAGTGCTCGTACAGAATAACAAGAAGCAGTTGCGCATTGCGGAGACCGAGAAATATCCGCACGTAACCTTCTTCTTCAGCGGCGGACGCGACGTGGAACTGCCGGGAGAGACCCGTATTCTCATCAACTCCCCGAAAGTCGCGACTTATGACCTGCAGCCTGAGATGAGCGCTTACGAAGTGGCCGCGGCCTGTGTGGCCGAGATCGAAGCGGACAAACACGATGCGATTATTCTGAACTTCGCCAATCCCGATATGGTTGGACATTCCGGCTTGCTGGAACCGACGATCAAGGCGGTTGAAGTGACAGACGAATGTGTTGGCAAAGTGGTAGACGCCGTTTTGGCCAAAGGCGGGGTAGCTATCATCCTTGCCGACCACGGCAACGCGGACATGGTATTCGATGAAGAAGGCAAACCGTTTACGGCGCATACAACCAATCCGGTTCCGTTCATCGTGACCGCTGAAAATGTTGAGCTTCGCGAGAACGGCATTCTTGCGGATGTGGCGCCAACGATCCTTGATCTGATGGAAATTCCGCAGCCTGCGGAAATGACCGGAAAATCCATGATCGCCAGCCGTAAATAATAGGGCAGACTGTAAAGTGCAGGACCAAGCTTTAAGCAAGACCAAAATTTCGTTAATGAAGGAGAATGAACTCAAATGACTATTATTTCCGACGTATACGCACGCGAGGTACTTGACTCCCGCGGTAATCCTACTGTAGAAGTTGACGTTTACCTGGAATCCGGCGCTAAAGGCCGCGCTATCGTTCCTTCCGGCGCTTCCACCGGCGCTCACGAAGCCGTTGAGCTTCGCGACGACGACAAATCCCGTTACCTGGGCAAAGGCGT is a genomic window of Paenibacillus durus ATCC 35681 containing:
- the gpmI gene encoding 2,3-bisphosphoglycerate-independent phosphoglycerate mutase encodes the protein MSAPRPVALIILDGFGLRDTVEGNAVAQAKKPNIDRYLKQYPYTTLRAAGEAVGLPEGQMGNSEVGHLNIGSGRIVYQDLTRIDKSIREGDFFENETLVGAVKHAKSTGKKLHLYALVSDGGVHSHINHLYAMLELAKKEGLNDVFIHAFMDGRDVPPSSGQKFIEALLAKIEEVGVGKIATVSGRYFAMDRDKRWDRVEKTYRAMVYGEGPKFSDALQAITASYQNSVYDEFIEPCVIVDSEDKPLTTIESGDSVVFLNFRPDRAIQLSQVFTNADFRGFDRGPLFPKDLYFVCLTTFSETVQGYVAYGPKNLDNTLGEVLVQNNKKQLRIAETEKYPHVTFFFSGGRDVELPGETRILINSPKVATYDLQPEMSAYEVAAACVAEIEADKHDAIILNFANPDMVGHSGLLEPTIKAVEVTDECVGKVVDAVLAKGGVAIILADHGNADMVFDEEGKPFTAHTTNPVPFIVTAENVELRENGILADVAPTILDLMEIPQPAEMTGKSMIASRK